One genomic segment of Sanyastnella coralliicola includes these proteins:
- a CDS encoding 7TM domain-containing protein, translating into MKIRSYHVIVGLFLIIPLILILFKVFVYGYSFNNILPTTSYEVSVTFDIEGFGDEIQVSTWLPISNERQEITNEIQETGVFGVTQLNDATGRRVTWTAQAVNGKKLIRYSFEARGKAIQFDIDPDMAVPRDLPPSVYQYLNSTAAIQSNHPQILAKADELTGSEERFLPILTSIFTEINGMESRPFKGLTDALTTLKLGEASCNGKSRLFVALCRNKGIPARLVGGLIMDQGSKKTTHQWAEVYMGGFWVPFDCLNGHFASIPANYLELYKEDNFLFSRTANIEFDHLFTIQPKLVSNPKLASELKSSAFNTYLMWTAFEKAGIPLSLLKVILLMPLGAMVVAIARNVIGLKTFGVFLPALIAVAVGYTGLLWGMLAFVLVIVIVSLMHYPLERLGMLYTPKMVIMLVTVVIAFILLSIIGIKMNYTELAYITLFPVVVITITAERFARTVMEEGYGDAIKITIQTLVVVLGAYVAMNSTTMEAIFLAFPELFLTIIAAMLLLGRWIGLRVTEYRRFKWLV; encoded by the coding sequence TTGAAGATCAGAAGTTATCACGTCATCGTTGGCTTATTTCTGATCATCCCCCTTATTCTAATCTTGTTCAAGGTTTTCGTGTATGGATATTCATTCAACAATATCCTTCCGACAACTAGCTACGAGGTAAGCGTAACTTTTGATATCGAAGGTTTCGGGGATGAGATACAAGTAAGCACCTGGCTGCCAATTTCTAACGAGCGCCAGGAAATCACAAATGAAATTCAAGAAACGGGTGTCTTTGGGGTCACTCAGTTGAACGACGCCACGGGCCGAAGGGTCACTTGGACTGCCCAAGCCGTGAACGGAAAAAAGCTCATTCGCTACTCTTTCGAAGCACGAGGAAAGGCGATTCAGTTTGACATCGATCCTGACATGGCGGTGCCACGCGACCTGCCGCCTTCGGTATACCAATACCTGAACAGCACGGCAGCGATCCAAAGCAACCACCCGCAGATCTTAGCAAAGGCCGATGAACTCACAGGGTCAGAGGAACGCTTCCTCCCCATCTTGACGTCAATCTTCACCGAGATTAACGGCATGGAGTCACGTCCTTTCAAGGGGTTGACCGATGCGTTGACCACGTTGAAATTAGGAGAGGCCTCGTGTAATGGAAAGTCGCGTTTGTTCGTTGCACTCTGTCGAAATAAAGGCATTCCAGCTCGATTGGTGGGCGGCTTGATTATGGATCAAGGAAGCAAGAAAACCACCCACCAATGGGCAGAGGTTTATATGGGAGGCTTTTGGGTTCCATTTGACTGTTTGAACGGGCACTTTGCATCGATTCCTGCCAATTACTTGGAGCTCTACAAAGAAGATAACTTCCTATTCAGCCGTACGGCAAACATTGAATTTGACCACCTCTTTACCATCCAGCCAAAACTGGTGAGTAACCCGAAGTTGGCAAGCGAGCTGAAAAGCAGCGCCTTCAATACCTACTTGATGTGGACGGCCTTCGAAAAGGCAGGTATTCCTTTGTCATTGTTGAAGGTAATTCTGCTCATGCCGTTGGGTGCGATGGTAGTGGCTATCGCCCGAAATGTAATCGGCTTAAAAACCTTTGGAGTCTTCCTACCAGCACTGATTGCCGTGGCCGTTGGATACACAGGATTACTCTGGGGAATGCTGGCATTCGTGTTGGTGATTGTCATTGTAAGCCTGATGCACTACCCGCTCGAACGGCTCGGAATGCTGTACACTCCGAAGATGGTCATCATGCTGGTGACCGTGGTGATCGCGTTCATCTTGCTATCGATCATCGGGATCAAAATGAACTACACCGAGTTGGCTTATATCACACTCTTCCCGGTGGTGGTAATCACCATTACCGCCGAGCGCTTCGCGCGCACCGTGATGGAAGAAGGATACGGAGATGCCATTAAGATTACGATCCAAACCTTAGTGGTTGTGTTGGGTGCTTATGTGGCCATGAACTCAACAACTATGGAGGCTATTTTCCTCGCCTTCCCTGAGCTCTTCTTAACGATTATCGCGGCCATGCTTCTCTTGGGAAGATGGATTGGACTTCGTGTCACGGAGTACCGTCGATTTAAATGGTTGGTGTGA
- a CDS encoding response regulator → MSVNILVTEDESIVRKDIERSLKKLGYNVIGSADTGEKAVELAGKLKPDLALMDIMLKGDMTGIEAAEQIKSSIDIPIIFLTAYADDSTLAKAKVTEPHGYILKPFKEIDIHTSIEMAIHKHKKEKEFKVEAELLKSMAEHKDDAEYLFVKHQSALVKLDVNEVLFVEALKDYVVIHTPEEKYTIHSTMKDIERKLPGKHFLRVHRSYITNMDRIRAITSNGLILEGTEKEIPIGGSYKDALGKRINLL, encoded by the coding sequence ATGTCAGTTAACATTCTAGTCACTGAAGACGAAAGTATCGTCAGAAAAGACATCGAAAGAAGCCTTAAGAAATTGGGCTACAACGTCATAGGCTCTGCCGATACAGGCGAAAAAGCAGTGGAGTTAGCGGGGAAGTTAAAGCCGGATCTAGCCTTAATGGACATCATGTTGAAAGGCGATATGACCGGAATAGAGGCAGCGGAGCAGATCAAAAGTTCGATCGATATACCGATCATTTTTCTAACAGCATATGCGGACGATTCCACCTTGGCAAAGGCCAAAGTGACAGAGCCCCATGGTTATATTCTTAAGCCCTTCAAAGAGATCGACATCCATACGTCGATTGAAATGGCCATTCACAAGCACAAAAAAGAGAAGGAGTTTAAGGTCGAAGCAGAGCTCTTAAAGAGCATGGCGGAACACAAAGATGACGCTGAGTATTTGTTCGTGAAACACCAGTCAGCACTGGTAAAGTTAGATGTCAATGAGGTGCTATTTGTGGAGGCATTGAAAGACTATGTAGTCATTCATACGCCGGAGGAGAAATACACCATCCACAGCACCATGAAAGACATTGAAAGAAAATTGCCAGGAAAACATTTTTTAAGAGTTCACCGTTCATACATTACGAACATGGACCGAATTCGAGCTATCACTTCTAATGGTTTGATCCTGGAAGGAACCGAGAAAGAGATACCGATTGGTGGTTCGTACAAAGATGCACTCGGGAAACGCATCAACCTGCTTTAG